One Grus americana isolate bGruAme1 chromosome Z, bGruAme1.mat, whole genome shotgun sequence DNA window includes the following coding sequences:
- the IDNK gene encoding probable gluconokinase isoform X1, giving the protein MLGWKFYDADDYHSPENKKKMAEGIPLNDEDRIPWLCALHDILRREDSSRQDVILACSALKKMYRCILVSGASATESNQPEQPGENAALQILFVHLHGPIDIIAGRLEKRRGHFMPPELLKSQFDTLEPPSAPENFITVSLEKSLPEIVLEIECAIFQGEAFLQEVSGLHIQKFP; this is encoded by the exons ATG ctggGATGGAAATTCTACGATGCAGATGATTATCATTCTCcagagaataaaaagaagatGGCAGAAGGGATACCACTAAATGATGAG gaCAGGATTCCCTGGCTTTGTGCATTGCATGATATACTGAGGAG aGAAGACTCATCTAGACAAGATGTAATTCTGGCCTGTTCTGCACTGAAGAAGATGTATAGGTGTATATTAGTTAGTGGAGCATCTGCAACTGAAAGCAATCAGCCAGAGCAACCAGGAGAAAATGCAGCGCTGCAGATCCTCTTTGTTCATTTGCATGGGCCTATAGACATCATAGCTGGccgcctggagaagaggagaggacaTTTTATGCCACCTGAACTTCTCAAGTCTCAGTTTGACACTCTGGAGCCTCCTAGTGCACCAGAAAACTTTATTACTGTCAGTCTAGAAAAATCTCTCCCTGAAATAGTGCTGGAGATTGAGTGCGCCATTTTTCAGGGTGAGGCTTTTCTGCAGGAAGTTTCTGGATTACACATACAGAAATTCCCTTAA
- the IDNK gene encoding probable gluconokinase isoform X2, which translates to MAEGIPLNDEDRIPWLCALHDILRREDSSRQDVILACSALKKMYRCILVSGASATESNQPEQPGENAALQILFVHLHGPIDIIAGRLEKRRGHFMPPELLKSQFDTLEPPSAPENFITVSLEKSLPEIVLEIECAIFQGEAFLQEVSGLHIQKFP; encoded by the exons atGGCAGAAGGGATACCACTAAATGATGAG gaCAGGATTCCCTGGCTTTGTGCATTGCATGATATACTGAGGAG aGAAGACTCATCTAGACAAGATGTAATTCTGGCCTGTTCTGCACTGAAGAAGATGTATAGGTGTATATTAGTTAGTGGAGCATCTGCAACTGAAAGCAATCAGCCAGAGCAACCAGGAGAAAATGCAGCGCTGCAGATCCTCTTTGTTCATTTGCATGGGCCTATAGACATCATAGCTGGccgcctggagaagaggagaggacaTTTTATGCCACCTGAACTTCTCAAGTCTCAGTTTGACACTCTGGAGCCTCCTAGTGCACCAGAAAACTTTATTACTGTCAGTCTAGAAAAATCTCTCCCTGAAATAGTGCTGGAGATTGAGTGCGCCATTTTTCAGGGTGAGGCTTTTCTGCAGGAAGTTTCTGGATTACACATACAGAAATTCCCTTAA
- the IDNK gene encoding probable gluconokinase isoform X3, which translates to MVLVVVMGVSGSGKTTVGSRLAAKLGWKFYDADDYHSPENKKKMAEGIPLNDEDRIPWLCALHDILRREDSSRQDVILACSALKKMYRCILVSGASATESNQPEQPGENAALQILFVHLHGPIDIIAGRLEKRRGHFMPPELLKSQFDTLEPPSAPENFITVSLEKSLPEIVLEIECAIFQGEAFLQEVSGLHIQKFP; encoded by the exons ATGGTGCTGGTCGTGGTGATGGGCGTGAGCGGCTCGGGGAA GACCACGGTTGGGTCGCGGCTGGCGGCGAAG ctggGATGGAAATTCTACGATGCAGATGATTATCATTCTCcagagaataaaaagaagatGGCAGAAGGGATACCACTAAATGATGAG gaCAGGATTCCCTGGCTTTGTGCATTGCATGATATACTGAGGAG aGAAGACTCATCTAGACAAGATGTAATTCTGGCCTGTTCTGCACTGAAGAAGATGTATAGGTGTATATTAGTTAGTGGAGCATCTGCAACTGAAAGCAATCAGCCAGAGCAACCAGGAGAAAATGCAGCGCTGCAGATCCTCTTTGTTCATTTGCATGGGCCTATAGACATCATAGCTGGccgcctggagaagaggagaggacaTTTTATGCCACCTGAACTTCTCAAGTCTCAGTTTGACACTCTGGAGCCTCCTAGTGCACCAGAAAACTTTATTACTGTCAGTCTAGAAAAATCTCTCCCTGAAATAGTGCTGGAGATTGAGTGCGCCATTTTTCAGGGTGAGGCTTTTCTGCAGGAAGTTTCTGGATTACACATACAGAAATTCCCTTAA